A stretch of Plutella xylostella chromosome 10, ilPluXylo3.1, whole genome shotgun sequence DNA encodes these proteins:
- the LOC105382924 gene encoding rab5 GDP/GTP exchange factor isoform X2: protein MPSLRMEQSELKCKNGCDYFGNPQWQGYCSKCHREQLQRQRRAANKPSPSSSSASATLPKPERKSEDRLKLTSRSSFSKFEEKRLRQSETLKKANLLKFSMFKKGGSTDDHDHSDKKPEFKIPSAVNEAMKREFNQRFPALAGASRDVRVCVHALALDVLKCARAATADELSERVQGHYQRFLKHMDVSPHFAAADADTKEALIDFVEKHAMTYLHDLPSVVFSPSGTDDERLDARMCERIQSLGWVGAKHLDCKISNDQRARAPLYRAIAELLSMDSASSPGGKLACVRRCCAHVMRLCGAPASADDLLPALIFTVLKANPPRLISNINFVTRFCNAQRLMTGEGGYYFTNLCCAVSFIENLTAESLDMDKEEFDCYMTMPASIGGSSWAAALSLCAELKDAEEQGELVQSLKQQVATIEARATELANSTDVFQKEIEKKVADVLAKTPLEIKPRRELPRFGKFQNIKSSPLIDLDTPPTQEPPERDLPDTVETKDDSAADQSQHTIVPTEITFGEPAKTNILGLETPELQSPHNTEDNWVVKQTNSMELLNSSPLGFTSFDTRSIDELLTPDEFGDNLPPGLSNINYDIDLSDFSADNSAADDLPKPEKDPFSPEGINKDVFDPFVVPKVRDPFSPILESFDQFSLVDAKSNRQSDPFEIVPRPSDPFSPEGLQPEQGFGDAFSPMPVASASTPAQRPLASILDDSDSPTTACLLPTPLLPQQDKPT from the exons ATGCCGTCGCTTCGCATGGAGCAGAGTGAGCTGAAGTGCAAGAATGGCTGCGACTACTTCGGCAATCCGCAGTGGCAGGGCTACTGCTCCAAGTGCCACCGCGAGCAGCTTCAGAGGCAGAGACGAGCTG CCAACAAGCCGTCCCCATCCTCCTCATCTGCCTCGGCCACGCTGCCGAAGCCTGAGAGGAAGTCCGAGGACCGGCTGAAGCTCACGTCCAGGTCTTCCTTCTCGAAGTTCGAGGAGAAGCGGCTCCGGCAGTCGGAGACCCTCAAGAAGGCTAACCTGCTCAAGTTCAGCATGTTCAAGAAAGGTGGCAGCACTG ACGACCACGACCACTCAGACAAGAAGCCCGAGTTCAAGATCCCGTCGGCCGTCAACGAGGCGATGAAGCGTGAGTTCAACCAGCGGTTCCCGGCGCTGGCGGGCGCGTCGCGTGACGTCAGAGTGTGCGTGCACGCGCTCGCGCTCGACGTGTTGAAGTGCGCACGCGCAGCCACGGCGGATGAGTTGAGCGAGCGCGTGCAGGGGCATTATCAG CGTTTCCTGAAGCACATGGACGTGTCGCCCCACTTCGCGGCGGCGGACGCGGACACCAAGGAGGCGCTCATTGACTTCGTCGAGAAACACGCCATGACGTATTTGCACGA CTTACCTTCAGTAGTGTTCTCTCCCTCTGGCACGGACGACGAACGGCTGGACGCGCGCATGTGCGAGCGCATCCAGTCGCTGGGCTGGGTGGGCGCCAAGCACCTCGACTGCAAGATCAGCAATGATCAGAGGGCGCGGGCGCCGCTGTATAGGGCTATTGCTG AGCTGCTAAGCATGGACAGCGCGTCGTCGCCGGGCGGCAAGCTGGCGTGCGTGCGGCGCTGCTGCGCGCACGTCATGCGGCTGTGCGGCGCGCCCGCCTCCGCCGACGACCTGCTACCAGCTCTTATATTCACC GTTCTGAAGGCCAACCCGCCGCGCCTCATCAGCAACATCAACTTCGTGACTCGCTTCTGCAACGCGCAGCGACTCATGACGGGCGAGGGCGGGTACTACTTCACCAACCTG TGTTGCGCAGTCTCGTTCATAGAGAACCTCACAGCCGAGTCTCTGGACATGGACAAGGAGGAGTTCGACTGCTACATGACCATGCCCGCCTCCATCGGGGGCAGCTCGTGG GCGGCAGCACTGTCGCTATGCGCGGAGCTCAAGGACGCGGAGGAGCAGGGCGAGCTGGTGCAGAGCCTCAAGCAGCAGGTGGCCACCATCGAGGCCAGAGCTACGGAGCTGGCTAACTCTACCGATGTGTTCCAG AAAGAGATAGAGAAGAAAGTGGCAGACGTCCTCGCCAAGACTCCGCTCGAGATCAAACCGCGCCGCGAGCTACCGCGCTTCGGCAAGTTCCAGAACATCAAGTCATCGCCACTCATCGACCTCGACACCCCGCCCACGCAAGAACCCCCAGAGCGAGACCTCCCAGACACAGTGGAGACAAAAGACGATAGTGCTGCTGACCAATCACAACACACCATCGTACCCACAGAGATAACGTTCGGAGAACCCGCCAAGACAAACATACTAGGCCTGGAAACCCCTGAGCTGCAATCTCCACACAACACTGAGGACAACTGGGTAGTCAAACAAACTAATTCCATGGAGCTACTCAACTCATCTCCCCTCGGCTTCACTTCTTTCGACACACGCTCCATAGACGAGCTGCTAACCCCAGATGAGTTCGGAGATAATTTGCCACCCGGCCTCAGCAACATCAACTATGACATAGACTTGTCAGACTTCAGCGCAGACAACAGCGCGGCCGATGATCTCCCCAAACCTGAAAAGGACCCTTTCAGCCCGGAAGGCATAAACAAAGATGTCTTCGATCCGTTCGTAGTTCCCAAAGTTAGAGATCCCTTTAGCCCTATTCTAGAGTCGTTCGACCAGTTCAGTTTGGTGGATGCGAAGAGCAATCGCCAGTCGGATCCTTTCGAGATTGTTCCCAGACCTAGTGACCCGTTTAGTCCAGAAGGTCTGCAACCAGAGCAGGGTTTTGGAGACGCGTTCTCTCCGATGCCGGTGGCGAGTGCGTCGACGCCGGCGCAGAGACCTCTGGCGTCAATTCTGGATGACAGCGACTCCCCAACCACTGCCTGTCTGCTGCCGACCCCCCTGCTTCCACAACAAGACAAGCCAACGTAA
- the LOC105382927 gene encoding uncharacterized protein LOC105382927 codes for MYIAFKWLLCLSLLMWIGICFVELIHKRSKDIVEQEIIDEIYRNRSASNRNMGLIKHKNNNPKYHQANTGLYHFAIFIFVAFTLMNRKEIILRTRFKIMEKCYYLDLNKTAKMYGVAALDTLRKLTSKFRVAMNKSLKLTWGVILDLALKMKKYADKKDPKINLLLLEKLKEVGEQKNNMGHLLLAAIQECNSMRHQLQMEITSKNKLIKCIEDNKSLLKESQNKCAHIKNLHITAQYEKNVLKARLRQVSREKDDCKRLIAKLIHKINESKNYELITLCSNMFRPSQDSSLKRGENSEKTNNLENLSGHNSKGIYIKDDSQVTHISKIHQQTSQTSSYLPLKETAAECIWTTKNKDGLLEKIFEYGYDSKHDNSGDTRRIRRIREYSVQCDKECQLDYQRLEAVVTQRIRCQNQNFLTGSEAFKNFLENNMNSLNSPKRC; via the exons ATGTACATAGCATTCAAGTGGCTTTTATGTCTTTCACTATTGATGTGGATTGGGATCTGTTTCGTTGAATTAATACATAAGAGAAGTAAAGATATTGTTGAACAAG AAATAATAGACGAAATATACAGAAACAGAAGTGCTTCGAATCGTAATATGGGGTTAATAAAACATAAGAATAACAATCCCAAGTACCACCAGGCAAACACGGGTCTCTATCattttgctatttttatatttgtggcATTCACTCTAATGAACAGAAAGGAAATAATTTTACGTACAAGGTTTAAAATAATGGAGAAATGTTACTACCTCGATTTGAACAAAACCGCCAAAATGTATGGTGTTGCCGCACTCGACACTTTAAGAAAACTAACTTCAAAATTCCGAGTTGCTATGAACAAAAGCCTGAAGTTAACATGGGGAGTAATTTTAGACCTAGcactaaaaatgaaaaaatatgcgGACAAAAAAGAtccaaaaataaatttgttgCTACTAGAGAAGTTAAAGGAAGTCGGGGAACAGAAGAATAACATGGGTCACCTTCTCCTTGCTGCCATACAGGAATGTAATAGTATGAGACATCAGTTACAGATGGAGATCACATCAAAAAATAAgcttataaaatgtattgaagACAACAAAAGCTTATTAAAAGAAAGTCAAAATAAATGTGCCCATAtcaaaaatttacatataaCAGCTCAGTATGAAAAAAATGTTCTGAAAGCTCGGCTTAGACAAGTTTCTAGGGAAAAAGATGACTGTAAAAGGTTAATTGCTAAgttaattcataaaataaatgagtCCAAAAACTACGAACTTATTACACTTTGTTCCAATATGTTCAGGCCGTCACAAGACAGCTCATTGAAAAGGGGCGAAAATAGTgaaaaaactaataatttagaaaatttaaGTGGGCACAATTCCAAAGGAATTTATATTAAGGACGACTCGCAAGTAACGCACATTTCAAAGATACATCAGCAGACATCTCAGACTTCAAGTTACTTACCACTAAAAGAAACAGCTGCAGAATGCATATGGAcaactaaaaataaagatgGACTCTTGGAGAAAATTTTTGAATACGGCTATGATTCCAAACACGATAATAGTGGGGACACCAGAAGAATAAGACGAATAAGGGAATACTCTGTACAGTGTGATAAAGAGTGTCAATTGGATTATCAAAG ATTGGAAGCTGTTGTGACTCAAAGAATAAGATGCCAAAATCAAAACTTTTTAACGGGATCAGAAGCATTTAAAAACTTTCtggaaaataatatgaattcGTTAAATTCTCCTAAACGTTGTTAA
- the LOC105382923 gene encoding E3 ubiquitin-protein ligase SIAH1A: protein MSTNNKRRGGASGSGCAVAGVPALGGVPTAMSADLASLFECPVCFDYVLPPILQCQSGHLVCSSCRPKLSCCPTCRGPLGNIRNLAMEKVASNVMFPCKHSNTGCTVTLVHTEKAEHEEACEFRPYSCPCPGASCKWQGGLDQVMPHLMMSHKSITTLQGEDIVFLATDINLPGAVDWVMMQSCFNHHFMLVLEKQEKFDGHQQFFAIVQLIGSRKEAENFAYRLELNGHRRRLTWEAMPRSIHEGVSSAIMNSDCLVFDTSLAQLFADNGNLGINVTISIA, encoded by the coding sequence ATGAGCACAAACAACAAGAGGCGCGGAGGAGCTAGCGGTTCCGGTTGTGCAGTGGCAGGCGTCCCCGCGCTGGGCGGCGTGCCCACGGCCATGTCGGCCGACCTGGCGTCGCTGTTCGAGTGCCCCGTGTGCTTCGACTATGTGCTGCCGCCCATCCTGCAGTGCCAGAGCGGGCACCTGGTGTGCTCCAGCTGCCGGCCCAAGCTGTCGTGCTGCCCCACGTGCCGCGGCCCGCTCGGCAACATCCGCAACCTCGCCATGGAGAAGGTGGCCAGCAATGTCATGTTCCCCTGCAAGCACTCCAACACGGGCTGCACCGTCACCCTCGTGCACACTGAGAAGGCCGAGCACGAGGAGGCCTGCGAGTTCCGACCCTACTCCTGCCCTTGCCCCGGCGCCTCCTGCAAGTGGCAGGGTGGTCTCGACCAGGTAATGCCCCATCTGATGATGTCTCACAAGAGCATCACCACCCTACAAGGAGAAGACATTGTGTTCCTGGCGACGGACATCAACCTGCCCGGCGCAGTGGACTGGGTCATGATGCAGTCCTGCTTCAACCATCACTTCATGCTGGTGCTGGAGAAGCAGGAGAAATTTGATGGACATCAGCAGTTCTTTGCCATTGTTCAGCTTATAGGATCTCGAAAGGAAGCAGAAAACTTTGCATACAGATTGGAGTTGAACGGCCACAGGCGACGCCTCACATGGGAAGCCATGCCTCGCTCCATACATGAAGGAGTTTCTTCTGCTATTATGAATTCCGATTGCTTGGTGTTTGACACATCCCTAGCTCAACTGTTTGCTGATAACGGCAACCTCGGTATCAATGTCACAATCTCTATTGCCTAG
- the LOC105382928 gene encoding COA8 family protein CG14806, mitochondrial: protein MLTVRAFSSNNISIINIIKVFASTEASSKTMQIPNPKKISTDMIGPVDPVSNLRRIIFKQPPKESDLEKRYRLLRSEVQEWNQTFWTQHNTRFFQEREAYLKKNLPEGQQNLTADEMSVFYKEFLDKNYKAHTNYNVEWYRKNFTLLGLAIKIKFANVLYKLKLVPF from the exons ATGTTAACTGTACGTGCTTTTTCTTCCAACAATATTTCtatcataaatataattaaggtTTTTGCAAGTACAGAGGCCTCTTCTAAAACTATGCAAATTCCGAATCCTAAGAAAATATCTACAGACATGATAGGTCCCGTGGATCCTGTATCAAATTTACGTCGTATCATATTTAAACAGCCTCCAAAAGAGAGTGACCTTGAGAAAAGATACAGATTGCTGAGAAGTGAAGTGCAGGAGTGGAACCAAACATTTTGGACTCAACACAACACCAGATTCTTCCAG GAGAGAGAAGCTTACCTGAAAAAGAACCTCCCAGAAGGACAACAGAACTTGACAGCCGATGAAATGAGTGTCTTCTACAAAGAATTCCTAGACAAAAACTATAAGGCTCATACTAACTACAATGTTGAATGGTACCGAAAGAATTTTACACTGCTAGGTTTAGCCATCAAAATAAAGTttgcaaatgttttatataaattaaaattagtaccattttaa
- the LOC105382924 gene encoding rab5 GDP/GTP exchange factor isoform X1 encodes MWYGPNVKRSYKSMMYSKMPSLRMEQSELKCKNGCDYFGNPQWQGYCSKCHREQLQRQRRAANKPSPSSSSASATLPKPERKSEDRLKLTSRSSFSKFEEKRLRQSETLKKANLLKFSMFKKGGSTDDHDHSDKKPEFKIPSAVNEAMKREFNQRFPALAGASRDVRVCVHALALDVLKCARAATADELSERVQGHYQRFLKHMDVSPHFAAADADTKEALIDFVEKHAMTYLHDLPSVVFSPSGTDDERLDARMCERIQSLGWVGAKHLDCKISNDQRARAPLYRAIAELLSMDSASSPGGKLACVRRCCAHVMRLCGAPASADDLLPALIFTVLKANPPRLISNINFVTRFCNAQRLMTGEGGYYFTNLCCAVSFIENLTAESLDMDKEEFDCYMTMPASIGGSSWAAALSLCAELKDAEEQGELVQSLKQQVATIEARATELANSTDVFQKEIEKKVADVLAKTPLEIKPRRELPRFGKFQNIKSSPLIDLDTPPTQEPPERDLPDTVETKDDSAADQSQHTIVPTEITFGEPAKTNILGLETPELQSPHNTEDNWVVKQTNSMELLNSSPLGFTSFDTRSIDELLTPDEFGDNLPPGLSNINYDIDLSDFSADNSAADDLPKPEKDPFSPEGINKDVFDPFVVPKVRDPFSPILESFDQFSLVDAKSNRQSDPFEIVPRPSDPFSPEGLQPEQGFGDAFSPMPVASASTPAQRPLASILDDSDSPTTACLLPTPLLPQQDKPT; translated from the exons ATGTGGTACGGGCCTAATGTGAAAAGGTCTTATAAGTCGATGATGTATTCCAAGATGCCGTCGCTTCGCATGGAGCAGAGTGAGCTGAAGTGCAAGAATGGCTGCGACTACTTCGGCAATCCGCAGTGGCAGGGCTACTGCTCCAAGTGCCACCGCGAGCAGCTTCAGAGGCAGAGACGAGCTG CCAACAAGCCGTCCCCATCCTCCTCATCTGCCTCGGCCACGCTGCCGAAGCCTGAGAGGAAGTCCGAGGACCGGCTGAAGCTCACGTCCAGGTCTTCCTTCTCGAAGTTCGAGGAGAAGCGGCTCCGGCAGTCGGAGACCCTCAAGAAGGCTAACCTGCTCAAGTTCAGCATGTTCAAGAAAGGTGGCAGCACTG ACGACCACGACCACTCAGACAAGAAGCCCGAGTTCAAGATCCCGTCGGCCGTCAACGAGGCGATGAAGCGTGAGTTCAACCAGCGGTTCCCGGCGCTGGCGGGCGCGTCGCGTGACGTCAGAGTGTGCGTGCACGCGCTCGCGCTCGACGTGTTGAAGTGCGCACGCGCAGCCACGGCGGATGAGTTGAGCGAGCGCGTGCAGGGGCATTATCAG CGTTTCCTGAAGCACATGGACGTGTCGCCCCACTTCGCGGCGGCGGACGCGGACACCAAGGAGGCGCTCATTGACTTCGTCGAGAAACACGCCATGACGTATTTGCACGA CTTACCTTCAGTAGTGTTCTCTCCCTCTGGCACGGACGACGAACGGCTGGACGCGCGCATGTGCGAGCGCATCCAGTCGCTGGGCTGGGTGGGCGCCAAGCACCTCGACTGCAAGATCAGCAATGATCAGAGGGCGCGGGCGCCGCTGTATAGGGCTATTGCTG AGCTGCTAAGCATGGACAGCGCGTCGTCGCCGGGCGGCAAGCTGGCGTGCGTGCGGCGCTGCTGCGCGCACGTCATGCGGCTGTGCGGCGCGCCCGCCTCCGCCGACGACCTGCTACCAGCTCTTATATTCACC GTTCTGAAGGCCAACCCGCCGCGCCTCATCAGCAACATCAACTTCGTGACTCGCTTCTGCAACGCGCAGCGACTCATGACGGGCGAGGGCGGGTACTACTTCACCAACCTG TGTTGCGCAGTCTCGTTCATAGAGAACCTCACAGCCGAGTCTCTGGACATGGACAAGGAGGAGTTCGACTGCTACATGACCATGCCCGCCTCCATCGGGGGCAGCTCGTGG GCGGCAGCACTGTCGCTATGCGCGGAGCTCAAGGACGCGGAGGAGCAGGGCGAGCTGGTGCAGAGCCTCAAGCAGCAGGTGGCCACCATCGAGGCCAGAGCTACGGAGCTGGCTAACTCTACCGATGTGTTCCAG AAAGAGATAGAGAAGAAAGTGGCAGACGTCCTCGCCAAGACTCCGCTCGAGATCAAACCGCGCCGCGAGCTACCGCGCTTCGGCAAGTTCCAGAACATCAAGTCATCGCCACTCATCGACCTCGACACCCCGCCCACGCAAGAACCCCCAGAGCGAGACCTCCCAGACACAGTGGAGACAAAAGACGATAGTGCTGCTGACCAATCACAACACACCATCGTACCCACAGAGATAACGTTCGGAGAACCCGCCAAGACAAACATACTAGGCCTGGAAACCCCTGAGCTGCAATCTCCACACAACACTGAGGACAACTGGGTAGTCAAACAAACTAATTCCATGGAGCTACTCAACTCATCTCCCCTCGGCTTCACTTCTTTCGACACACGCTCCATAGACGAGCTGCTAACCCCAGATGAGTTCGGAGATAATTTGCCACCCGGCCTCAGCAACATCAACTATGACATAGACTTGTCAGACTTCAGCGCAGACAACAGCGCGGCCGATGATCTCCCCAAACCTGAAAAGGACCCTTTCAGCCCGGAAGGCATAAACAAAGATGTCTTCGATCCGTTCGTAGTTCCCAAAGTTAGAGATCCCTTTAGCCCTATTCTAGAGTCGTTCGACCAGTTCAGTTTGGTGGATGCGAAGAGCAATCGCCAGTCGGATCCTTTCGAGATTGTTCCCAGACCTAGTGACCCGTTTAGTCCAGAAGGTCTGCAACCAGAGCAGGGTTTTGGAGACGCGTTCTCTCCGATGCCGGTGGCGAGTGCGTCGACGCCGGCGCAGAGACCTCTGGCGTCAATTCTGGATGACAGCGACTCCCCAACCACTGCCTGTCTGCTGCCGACCCCCCTGCTTCCACAACAAGACAAGCCAACGTAA
- the LOC105382925 gene encoding tetratricopeptide repeat protein 30A, giving the protein MDYSQIKDGQYTKTIYSMIKEARYEDAIKALNDAINFNPNRAGLSLLGYCYFRTQSFVEAANCYEQLSAMHPDVPEYKFYFAQALYEASMFDESYKVTVNISAPELERKVMKLQSAIKYGEEDTLAAKSLVDSYPHDDADKDINLGCLLYKDGQYEEALQKFSRSLNVMGFNAHLHYNVALCYFQLKEYPQALKHVTLVIERGIRDHPELAIGMQSDSSEVKSVGNTLTLHETALTEVFNLKAAIEFQLKNVESAREALNDMPPRHEHELDAVTLHNLALTSIDLKPTDGFEKLHFLLQQDPFPPETFANLLLLYCKFEYYDLAADVLAENAQFTYKYLTPYLYDFLDAVITSQTSPEEAFQKYEDIASKHAEQLRKLTKVVQESRSQGDNDQVKKAVVEYEEALERYIPVVMAQAKIYWDMENYSQVEKIFRKSVEFCNESDVWRLNVAHVLFMQENKYKEAASFYEPIVKKQYDNILDVSAVVLANLCVSYIMTSQNEEAEDIMRKIEKEEEQQIFEDPQKKFYHLCIVNLVIGTLYCAKGNYEFGISRVIKSLEPFNKRLGTDTWFYAKRCFISFLENLSKHLIVVKDTTIKDCLQFLEGCETHGRRINTVIDNPFQEEDANTKAKQTVTYEARLLRYMFYKLRNIDGSVTINKYEDLK; this is encoded by the exons ATGGATTATTCACAAATTAAAGACGGTCAATATACAAAAACTATTTACAGTATG ATAAAAGAAGCGAGATATGAAGACGCAATAAAAGCTCTCAATGATGCAATTAATTTCAATCCAAACCGTGCTGGATTGTCTCTACTGGGCTATTGTTACTTTAGAACGCAATCCTTTGTCGAGGCGGCAAACTGCTATGAACAACTTTCTGCCATGCACCCCGATGTACctgaatataaattttattttgcccAAGCTCTCTATGAAGCATCTATGTTTGATGAGTCTTATAAAGTAACAGTAAATATATCTGCACCAGAACTGGAAAGAAAAGTCATGAAATTACAATCCGCTATCAAATACGGAGAGGAAGATACTTTAGCAGCAAAAAGCTTGGTAGATTCATATCCCCATGACGATGCTGATAAAGATATCAATTTGGGATGTCTTTTATACAAAGATGGACAGTACGAGGAAGCATTACAAAAATTCTCACGAAGTCTCAATGTGATGGGTTTCAATGCCCACTTGCATTATAATGTAGCTCTATGCTATTTCCAACTCAAAGAATACCCACAAGCTCTTAAGCACGTAACTCTTGTTATTGAACGAGGAATAAGAGATCACCCAGAGTTGGCAATAGGCATGCAGTCTGATTCATCTGAGGTAAAATCTGTTGGAAACACACTAACTCTTCATGAGACTGCATTAACTGAAGTATTTAATCTCAAAGCAGCAATTGAGTTTCAACTGAAAAATGTAGAATCCGCAAGAGAAGCATTAAACGACATGCCACCTAGACATGAACACGAGTTAGATGCTGTAACATTGCATAATTTAGCTCTGACATCAATAGATTTAAAACCAACTGACGGATTTGAAAAGCTGCATTTTCTTTTGCAACAAGATCCATTTCCACCAGAAACATTTGCTAACTTGTTACTTCTCTATTGTAAGTTTGAATACTATGACCTTGCTGCTGATGTTCTAGCAGAGAATGCCCAATTCACTTACAAATATTTGACTCCATATCTGTATGATTTTTTGGATGCGGTTATTACCAGTCAAACATCACCAGAAGAAGCTTTTCAAAAGTATGAAGATATAGCATCTAAACATGCAGAACAATTAAGAAAACTCACAAAAGTGGTTCAAGAAAGTAGATCACAAGGCGACAATGACCAGGTGAAAAAAGCTGTGGTGGAATATGAGGAAGCGCTAGAACGGTACATACCAGTTGTTATGGCGCAAGCAAAAATATACTGGGATATGGAAAATTACAGCCAAGTTGAGAAGATATTCAGAAAATCTGTAGAATTTTGTAATGAATCCGACGTGTGGCGATTGAATGTGGCTCATGTTTTATTCATGCaagaaaacaaatataaagAAGCCGCTAGTTTTTACGAACCAATCGTTAAAAAACAATACGACAATATACTAGACGTAAGTGCCGTGGTGCTGGCCAATTTATGTGTATCTTATATAATGACTTCACAAAACGAAGAGGCTGAAGACATAATGCGCAAGATTGAAAAAGAGGAAGAACAACAAATTTTTGAAGATCCCCAAAAAAAGTTCTACCACTTATGCATAGTCAATCTAGTCATTGGAACATTGTACTGTGCAAAAGGCAATTATGAGTTTGGTATATCACGTGTGATAAAGTCGTTGGAGCCATTCAATAAGCGTTTGGGAACTGATACATGGTTTTATGCTAAAAGATGCTTCATATCCTTTTTGGAAAACTTATCCAAACATTTAATTGTTGTTAAAGATACTACTATCAAAGATTGCTTGCAGTTTTTAGAAGGATGTGAGACACACGGTCGCCGTATAAACACTGTCATAGATAATCCGTTTCAAGAGGAAGATGCAAACACAAAAGCAAAACAAACAGTAACTTACGAGGCGCGATTGTTACgttatatgttttataagctTAGAAATATCGATGGCTCTGTTACTATCAATAAGTATgaagatttaaaataa
- the LOC105382955 gene encoding DNA oxidative demethylase ALKBH2, with product MDSLKKLNTETVKWKSIKNDGLNLEYAIAIPRDVADELFVEFENCLQYFTGDLAKVKVFGKVYPLPRQQVAYGNPGITYKYSGTTIPALPWPVPVLALKDFLFKIKGINYDFVLVNKYRNGHDHMGEHQDNEPELDATYPIASISFGEVRTFILKHKDARKTGNEKKQIPTVKLELEHGSILLMNPPTNEVWYHSLPTRKKITGARINFTFRKMKTI from the exons ATggattcattaaaaaaattaaacaccGAGACTGTTAAATGGAAATCAATCAAGAATGACGGTTTAAACTTGGAATACGCTATAGCAATACCAAGAGATGTAGCTGATGAACTCTTCGTAGAGTTTGAAAATTGTTTACAATACTTCACAGGTGATTTGGCAAAAGTGAA GGTATTCGGTAAAGTGTATCCTTTACCTCGACAGCAAGTGGCGTATGGAAATCCGGGTATAACATATAAATACTCAGGGACTACTATACCGGCGTTACCATGGCCAGTGCCTGTATTGGCACtgaaagattttttattcaaaattaaaggaataaattatgattttgtATTGGTTAACAA GTATAGAAATGGCCACGACCACATGGGGGAACACCAAGACAATGAACCTGAATTGGATGCTACATATCCTATTGCATCTATCTCATTTGGAGAGGTGCGAACATTTATTCTTAAACATAAAGATGCCCGTAAAACTGGAAACGAAAAGAAACAAATTCCAACTG taAAACTCGAGTTGGAACATGGTAGTATTTTGCTGATGAATCCTCCAACTAACGAAGTCTGGTACCATTCATTACcaacaagaaaaaaaataacaggAGCTCGAATTAATTTCACATTTAGAAAAatgaaaacaatataa